Genomic window (Nitrospirales bacterium LBB_01):
ATATTCTATGGTACATGCCGCTGCCGAAAAGGGCTGGATTGATTATGAAAGTGTAATGATGGAAATCCTTATTTCCATAAAACGAGCTGGTGCTGATTTAATCCTGACTTATTTTGCAATGGATGCAGCAAGGGTTCTTTCAAGTAAGTAGTTACAGTGGTTTATGAAGCAGTTTGATAAATTTATAGCTAAAGCTCTTTACTGTAACAGTTGTAAGCAAGCGGTAGCCGTGACGGAAAGAATGATCTCAGCAGAGCCTGAGTGTTTGGTCTATGATTATCGGTGTGAAATTTGTGGCAGCTCACTGGGTTCAAAGACTGAAAAACCGCTTGATCTCGAGAAATAAAATACTGCTGCTGAAATGCAGTTTTTAAGTTTGCACTTGCATAAATTCTCATAAAAACTGATAATATTTCCTCATGAAGTATTAAATGAGAGATGACAGGGAGAGAGATAATATGGAAAGCAAAAACATACTTGTAATTGATGACGATAAAACCAATGTGCAGCAAATCAGCGAGATGTTGAGAATTGAGGGGTTTACAGTCTATACAGCGTCAAGCAAGGCAGAGGCTGTGGAGTTGGCGCTTAAGACTTTGCCTGCGCTTGTGTTTGTCAAGTCTATGCTTATGGATGCAAGCGGATACGAAATCATAAGGGATATAAGAAGTGAAGAGCTGGTTAAGGATACCCGGTTTATAGTGCTGACAGAAATTGATAAGACGTACGATGACAGGTACCGCTCCATTTATAAAATAGTGGATTCGGTAAAGCTCCCTGTGGACAGACATGAGCTGATTGCAAAGGCTTCAAAGTATGTTGAGATAGACATGGTTAGTGAGGACTCGGGAGGCGGCCCCGGTTCTTATCAGTATGAGGAGAAAACACAAGAAGGAATACAGTTAGATAAACCTGTCAACTTCAAAGATACTGACCGTTTGAGATATGCCAAAGACGACTATGAGATAAAAACCAGCAAGGAGCACTTGTCAGAGGATAGTTTTTCTAAAGAAAGAGACGACATAGTTAAGTTTAACCGCCATCGTGAAGAAGAAACAGAGATTGAAGAAACAGAGTTTGAGGAAATCCGTGAGGAAAAAGAGCAGGACAAGACAAAGGAGTTAGAAGATACCATGTATATACACGATATGGAGCCAGATGATGACTCTGTAGATAGTGATAAGACCGATGAAGCTGTAGATATAACAGCCATAGACGCCGATGACGCAGAGGAGTACTTGCAAAAATTAAACGAGGATCGTGCAAAGAAAAAGAGGATGTTAATTATAGGGGTATCTGCAGTATTTGTGCTGATTTTGGTTACAGTGTATTTGTTTTCCAGAGGTGGCAAGGTTTCGCATAAAAAACAGGAGGTAGCAACTGTTGTTGAACCAAGAGTGCTGGATAAAGCGTTGGAGGAGCCGCAACAAACATCTGAACCTGCTCCACCTATAGAGCCCGAACCTGTTCCAGCACCGGTAAAGGCTGCGGCAGAAAAACCTGTGGCAAAACCAACTCCGGTAACGGCACAGCATAAGCCCTCACCAGGCATAGAAAAACCATCTGTAACGCCTGCGGCTAAGGCAGAGTCAACCACTGGCCCTGTACACCAAAATAAGGATAAGCAGAGCAAAAAGCCTGTAGCTGCTGAGGATAAGCCAAAGGTGGAGAAACCAGTTAAACAAGAGAAGTCAGAGGGTATCTATTCGATTCAGTTAGGGTCGTTCAAAGACCCTGCCAATGCCAAAAAATTTGTTGAAAACCTGAAAAAAGAGGGCTACTCAGCATTTATAAAAGACAGTATGGGCAAAGATGTTCTTTGGCATAAGGTATATGTTGGGAAATACAAGAAAAAAGAAGATGCCGCAGCGGTAATAAATAAACTTAAAGCTGGGGGAAAGCTGGAGGTTATTTTAAAGAAAATATAGGGCGGTAATGACATAATCTCAGCACACGGCAAGTGGCATAAGCGAAAGTGGCGGAACTGGCAGACGCGCTGGACTTAGGATCCAGTGGGTAACACCGTAGGGGTTCGACTCCCCTCTTTCGCATTTCCTAATAAATTCAAGGGTTTACAGTCGTCTTATTACTCCCCAAAACACCCCATTTTACCCCCAAAAACCGCCATGGTGCCCATAAAGGTGCCCGTCTCAATCCAACAATGAGATTTTTTAAGGATGAGTTGGAATACGTCTAATTTTACCCCATATAAGTGTACAACCTGATAAGCTAGAGTAAGTGATAACAAAGGTGGGTAAGTCCATGGTAAGGCGTAAGTATGACGAGGAGTTCAGCAAACTGTGTCATGAGCTTTGAATTATAATATAAGAAAAGCTAACATGAGGGATGACACAATGAGTAAGGAAGAGCCGACACAATTAAAGGGATTTGATTTTAAATCTGGGACAAGAAATACCCAATTGTCATAAAGTCATGGAAGGGTAACTGGGACAATCTCTCTAACTATTTCAAGTATCCTCATGAAATCCGGAGTCTTATCTATACGACAAACGCAATTGAGGGATTCCATCGCCAGATTCGCAAGGTTACAACGGGGCTTTCTCAAGTGAAACCGCCCTTTTAAAACTGCTGTATTTGGCAGTTCAAAACCTCCCCAGAGGGGATGCCCCTGTTCAGAAAAGTGGAACCAGCCTTTAAAAACTGGAGCCAGACTATTTCTCAACTTGCTTTATTTTTTGAGGGTAGGCTAAAATTGGATATTACCGTTTAAGGTGATTTCAGACTTGACACAGTTTATTGATTATAGCCGAAAAATACAATAAATCAGAGGGAAGGTTAAATATGTCATCAGAAGCAGAGTCCGCAGGGTTTCGTTTTGGGTTTGTATCAATAATTGGTAAGCCTAATGTTGGTAAGTCAACTCTGCTTAACAAAATTATCGGGCACAAGCTGGCTATCGTTACCTCAAGGCCCCAGACGACAAGAAATCGGATTATGGGAATTAAAAACCTTGTGGGCGGGCAGATTGTCTTTTACGATACGCCAGGAATTCATGACGCCAAACATAAACTCGGTGAGTTTTTGGTTAAAACCGCAGTCGCTGCCGTTAAGGAAACCGAGCTGACATATTTTGTAACTGACCCAACACCTGCAGATGATACTGATATAGGAATCATAAAAACTCTCAAGGAACAAAGTAAACCCTCATTCCTCTTAATCAATAAGACCGATACCGTATCCGATAAAAGCCGACTATTGCGAGTAATTGATGAGTACAGAGACTTATATGACTTTAGCGAAATAATCCCCATATCGGCTAAAACCGGTGACGGCATTGATATTTTGTTAGAGAAAACACTCCGGTTGCTGCCAGAGGGGCCTGCCGGTTTTTCCACAGATGTGCTGACTGATAAGTTTGAACGCTTCATGGCGGCTGAGATTATACGGGAAAAGGCTATGGAGCTGACATACGAGGAACTGCCACATGCGCTTGCTGTGGAAATCGTCACATGGAAAGAAAAATCAAAGAACCTCGTCTCAATATCGGCAAACATATATGTTGAAAAAGACTCCCAAAAAGGTATAATAATAGGTAAGCGCGGAGCGCTGCTAAAAGAGACCGGCAGCAGAGCACGGCTTGAAATTGAGAGGCTGCTTGGCGCTAAGGTCTATCTCGAGCTGTTTGTGAAGGTCAGGGATAAGTGGCGAAAGGATGCAAATACATTAAAAGAGTTGGGTTACAGCTAAAGTGGTAATCAGAATGAAAGTTGATGGGTTACTGTTTGACCCCAGAAGCGGAATGTACATCATGTTACTAAAAGCGCTTGAAGGCGAGGAAACTCTTCCCATCTGGATAGGAAAACCGGAGGCTGACTCTATTGCCCTCGCTCTTGGAAGAGTTGCTACGCCAAGACCACTGACCCACGACTTGTTAAAAAACATCATTGAGGAGTTAAAACTTACGGTTGCAAGGGTTGTGGTGCGGGAAATCGTAGATAACACCTACTATGCAACACTTTACGTGACAGACGGCGAAAACGAAAGACCAATAGACTCCAGACCCTCCGATGCTGTGGCCGTTGCGCTTAGAACAAATTCACCGATATTTGTTGACGAAACAGTTATAGAAAAGCGTAACGCTGATGAGCTTGAGGAGTGGCTCCGAAACCTTAAGCCTGAGGACTTTGGAAACATCATGTAATGCTTCTAAGGACTGAGGGCATTGTCTTTAAGAGCTTTCCGCTGGGAGAGGCCGATTTAATCCTTACAGTGTTGTCTTGTGACGGAGGGTTTCTAAGAGCTTTTGCAAAAAGCCCAAGAACTACCAAAAGCCGCTTTGGAAGCGCTCTTGAGCCGCTTTCTCATCTGCGGATTTCTCTTATGGGTAAAGAACATGCTGACCTTCCGCGTCTTACTCAGGCCGATATAATTCACTCATACCAAAAACTCAGAGAGCAATTTGACTGTTTCCTGAGAATTAGCGAACTGCTTGAAATCACATTGTCACTGTTTGGTGAAAAGGAACATCACGAGGGACTGTTTGAACTTCTGGTGGATACGTTAAACGCTATTGAAACAGAGAAGGAAAATGTAGCATTGCGGAGGTTTTTGTTTTATAAGGTCAGGGTGCTTGAAAAAGCAGGGTTATCGCCACGACTTCATGGCTGTGTCCGATGCGGCGTATCCGTAGGCACTTTCTATTTTAGCGAGGGCGCTGTTATCTGCGGCAAGTGTAAAGATAAAACTACAGATGAGACCCGCTCAGCAAGCGCACGGTTAATCAGCATGGGGGCTGTAAACCTCTATGAAACCATTCGCACATGGAGTTGGGATAAACTTAATAGAATTATGCCAAATGATAGACTCATATTTGAGCTTGATACATTCCTAAATCTTCATATCAAATACCGAACAGAACGAGGACTTAAAACGAGGGATTTTATGTATAAGACCAAAGCCCTTACCAGCAGTTTTGCCAACGCCAAAGATGCTTAAAGACCAGCTAAAGAAAGTGCCCTTGTTTTCTTCGCTAAACAATGAGGAGTTGGATTGGGTTATCAGCAAATTAAAAATAAAGAAGTATAAAAAAGACGATATTGTGCTTTTTGAGGATGATTCAAATAACTACATGTACGTGATAATTGAGGGCGAGGCACGGGTAACTCAGATGAGCGTAGAGGGTAGGAATTTACAATTGCAATGTTTCAAAGCGGGGAGTACTTTGGCGAGCTTTCTCTTATTGATGGAAAGAGGACATCGGCTGCTGTGGGAGTTACAAAGGATTCAACTCTTGCGCTTATTTCAAAAGAGAATTTTTTCTCCATTCTTCACACTCAAAATAAAATTCTTGATAATCTGTTAAACACTCTTTGTATGCGAATTAGGGGCAGCCTTGAAACCATTCAGATGTTTAGTCAGACTCAGGCAAATAAACGGCTATTCATGTTTTTTAATAAACTTGCTACGCAATACGGCACTGATGCCCCAAACGGAACAGCACTAAACATCCGGCTTACCCACAACGAATTAGCAAACATGACTGGGCTTGCCCGCCAAACCATCACAAAAGTCATGGACGAATGGAAAGCCGAAGGAGTTATAATCATCCACAGCGGTAAATTTATCCACCTTACTGAAAAATTCTTTAAATTGCCACTTGAATGATACCTTAAAATTATGATGCAGGCTCTTGACGTTTATAGAGCAAAGACTGCAAGATATAGTGCAAGCTAAGTGAATAGCTGTAAAAAGTGTAAATATAAGGAGGTGAGTAAATGAAGAGATTATTAGCAATTTTGGCAAGTTTGGTTCTTACCCTTTCATTTGCTGCGTTTGCAGTAGCTGAAGAACCGGCAGCAGATGCACCAGGGTCACCGACAATGGAAAAGCCGATGAAGAAGGCTAAGAAGCACAAAAAGCACAAGAAACACTCCAAACACAGGTCGCACAAACACAAGCACAGCACGAGTTAGGCATATAATACAAAAAAGATGGCGGTGTAAACCGCCATTTTGCTTTCAAAAACAGAGGATAAAGCCCTCTGTCCTACTCTTTCCTCTGGAGTTGCCCATCCATAATGTCTATCAGAGCACTTACGATATTGCCGTAGTTTTCATAATCAGCCACACAGGCGCCTGTCATCTCAGCCGGTATCTGACACTTCTCTATTAATCCGGTGTGCCCTTCAATGGGTTTTGCCCCAAGGACTTTCCAGTGTTCTTCTGTCTGAAAGCTTTTTTGTTTTAACTCATCTGCTATGTGTACAAGCAGTGCCTTAAAGAACGGATGCGTGCTGTCATGCAGCTCCAGCGCCTCAGCATAATCGCTGCACCGCTTGGTAGATTCACCTACATATTTGTATATAATTCTGGATATTAATTCTACAATCAGGTACTCTGAGTTGTTTAGGTCACGCTCCAGTGCCTCAGAGTCCTCAGACTGAGAAAAACGCTCTTTAATTTCAGCCCTGATCTGCCCTAGTGAGGCATTTACTATTAGGCCAGCTAACTTAAAATATGATACTGTACGGAGATTATCACGTATTAGCCGCACTCGCTGCTTTTCCTGCTTCAGATTCTCTCGTCTCTCTGTCAGTCTTATACCAAAGATATACAGGATATGCTCTTTGGTGAGTTCATTTTGAGGTAAATCAAGGGACTGTAGCAATGTGCTAAAACGGGCGTCAACTTTACACCTTTCCAGAGCTTTCATAACGCTTTCGTAATTAGCCATAAAGTCGCCCTCTTCTATCTGCCTCTTTAGTTTATCACTGCGATGTTGTACGGTGAGCATTTTTTTTACGGCATTATTTCGAGCATCTCGTATAACCTTTATCAGTTTATACGCTTTGTCGGTTTCCATTTTAGCGTGTTGAGAGCTCTTAGAAAGCCCCTCAAGGATAATCGTTTCAATATTTCCCGTTTCCTCTACGTTGTATATCGCAGAGTTACAGTGGTAAAGGATTTCTGCCACAGTTTTCCACGTAAAGGCCGAGTTAGAAGCGTACTCGGTACTTAAAAAGTCCCGCATATAAAATTGAAAATACAAGACTCCGATGTCACCGAGGTTTTCAGGCGTAAGCACATACTTCTTTATAGTTTCACTGATAGCCTCCACTATTGGCTCTTCATACATTCTTGGGCTGCTTCTCAGGTGCTCTCTCTTGTCTCTGTGAAATATAGGGCGACCCTTAGTCCTGCATTCACCGCCTGTTTTCTGAATTACAAACTTTTCGTCTCCCTCGCCGATTATTTCAAATCGCGCATTAGCCTCCCTCAAAAGTCCAATTGGCCCAAAAATCCGCTCAAACCGATTTAAGTCTGTCACAGCAGTATAAACACCTATCGGCGAAATATACACAGCTTGCTTTAACGTTCCCTCGTGTTCCTTTATCTCTATTATTGTAGCACGTGGACATAGCCCCGGCAGGAGCAAAATCTTCTTTTTCCGTGCAAATGCAAAACACCTGACAAAGTAACGAAGGTAATTGCGCGTAGTTCCAACTATGTCTTTGCCGCCATCCACTCCGTAAGAGTAGAGTGTGCTGTCCGGAGTCGGTTCAAAAGCAATCCCTTGCCGTGACATCTCAGTAAGCACATCGGATATGCCGATTAAATCATCCAATTTTTGCAGCAATTCGCTCTCAGCGCCGACATCCCCGACTATTCGTACACATGCCTCCGTAAGGTAGTAGATTTTCTCCCACTGACTGTTAAGGCTCTCCTCAGCTATTTTCATAATCGGTTTGCCGTACATTGACCACACTTGCGGGTCGGCTATGAAGCTAAACGCTGGAACTATACTTTCTGTGCCGCTAAAACTAAAGTAATCAATTACTTCAAAATGTATGTATTGCTCATTAGGAACTCCGTTTGCTATCGCCTCACGGATTTTTTCTACAATACCTCTTTTGATTAATTTTTTCATAATAGCGCAGGCAAATATCTCTGATGCCGGGGATACTGCAACCTTATTTGCATACATGCGCCAGTACCGCAGACGCACCCTGATATCTTTCATAAAATGGCAGAATTCCATAGCTCGCTGTCTATCTGAGAGTGACTTTTTCTGTCCTGCATCGCTAAGAAGCACACTGTATTTTTCTAAAAGTAACAGCACACTGCGGTTTTGAAAATCCTCAAGAAAGTCCTCAAAGCCGTATTTCTCAGTCCCCAATATCTTTTCTGAAACTACGCTCAGTGATTTCAAAAATCTCCTGAATTCCTCCTCCTCTATATAACATGGGTCATTTAGGCGTTCAACGGCAAGAGTTTCCATCCCCAACTTAAGAGACTCAGTAAGAGCAAGAAAGTTCTCCAATGCCAGCTCTTGAAGAGTTTCAACGATGTAGTTTCCATCAAGTGTTTTTTGACCAAGCCGTTCAAAATGCTTTTTTGTGACAATAGTATTATCTATACGGTTTTCATTTGGGAGGGATTCCATCCCAGAGTCTTTTCTTTGGCTCATCGCATGGGCATGAAATGAGGGCGTTGTAGCTCCGCCGAGTTCCGATGAGTTTATGAAAACATGGAAACCGTCAAGGAGTTTCCCTAGTCTGTTTCTATAAACGTTCAAAACTGATACGAGTACGGAATTGCACTCAATCCATGATTTATCAGACATATCGGATATCGCCTTTGTAACGCTCTCAGCCAGCATGAACATGAGGTCTGCGACATATCTGTCGGTTTTATCGACAGCAATGACTGCAGGAGTAGTGCCATGGGCGTTAGAGAGCTGTGCTCTGACTCTTTGCAGATTATGGAAAAGCTCCTCTCTTTGGTCAATAGTTAGCGGTTCACTGACAAGAGAGTACTTGACCAGATAATTAACCATGATGTGAAATGTGCCGACGAGATCTGCGTCAACGGTTTTCCCCTCTGCTTGAAGTTTGAAAGCGCCCTTTAAGTCAGCTATTCGCTGTTCCAGAATTGTTGTGGTCTCAGGATAGATTCGGAAGACATCGGCAGTTTTTTTCATGTAACTTTCCAGAAAAGCCCACATTACAGAGATGCGGGGAATCAAGGGATGCGGGATTAATTCCGTGAAATTCCGCTGCTTTTCAGCAAACATTGGAGCCGTGCGCACCACTTTAACCGGATACGACGCCCCCTCGTATTTTCTAATCGTTTCGCTTGCCATATTTATGAGCACACCATGGCAGCATGAATGGAGTCAGCCCGTTCTTTGCCGCAAAACAGCTCTACAATCTTTAGTGAAAATTCTATTGCAGTCCCTGCTCCCTGACTTGTTACCACTTTGCCGTCAACCACAACCCGCTCTGTCTTAGAAACCGTGGCGGCTTTAATTTTATCATGATACGAGGGATGGCTTGTCGCTGTTTTTCCGCTTAGCACTCCTGCCTCAGAAAGAACAAATGGCGCTGCACATATTGCGGCTGTATATTTGCCGTCATTGTACATGCTGGCAACTAACGATTTCACGCGTGTATCTGCGGCAAGATTAAGAGTGCCCGGCATTCCACCGGGTAAAACCACCATGTCAAAATTCACGGCACTGACACTGTCCAACGTACAGTCCGGTATCACCTTAACCCCTCTTGCACTTGTAATAAACCCCTCTTTTAGCCCAGCAACAACTGTGTTTATCTCAGCACGCCTTAGTATATCTATTACTGCGATTGCCTCTATTTCTTCAAACCCCTCTGCTAATATCACAAGCACTGAAGCCATATGATGTTCCCTCCTTTTTCAGAGTATTTAATAACCGACAACTATTTTAATATAAATACGCACGATATTAAAACCACATACTTTAACCTGCAGGGCAAACGCATTTCACAGGAAATAATAATATATTGCCAATGCAGTGTAGCTTCGCTAAAAAACTGGATTCCTGCCTGCGCAGGAATGACAAAAAAAAGACATATCCTTCCTTGTCATTCCCGCCTCCGAGCGGGAATCCAGTCCTTTTCTCTAAAAATTCTGCCTTGCAACAGAGAAGTCTTTTGCTGCTTTTTTCTCTAATGCGTTTCCCCTGCTTTAACCTGTGGTATTATGAAACTTTGCCCTATCCCTTTGCCTTATAAAGCCTGACATGAGGGAAATCGTTGTAGATTTCCTCAAAAAGATTTTTATCAAAAATCCCAAGAATAAACATTTTGTTGAAGTTTGACTGATAGATCCCCTCATCCATAAGGAGTATATAGAGGACAGTTTGGCCTGATTTTATTATTTCAAGGTATTGTCCGGCGGGATTATTGATAAAAGTCTGAGTGTCCTTTATCTCACCGCTATCTACTGTGATTATAGACTTAACGGGAATGTTACCGTTGAGAATTCCTCTTTCGCTTTCCAATGAGGTTTCTCTTAGAAATTTAATCGGTTTTTTATACTGACGGACTTTGGCGTCAAAATCCCAGTTGCCTATATTTGTTACGGCATTAAATGTAAGAATCATATCGTTAGAGAAAAGAACATACACGTTGTTTCCTTTTAGATTAGGAGTGAGGTTGATTGCTTTCTGTATTTTTTCTTTAGCGTTGTCATTGACCTTACTTTTTGAAGCCACACGGTCTATGTAACAGAGGATACTGTATAGCTCCCGTTGACTTGTAACCGTTAGGCCTCTTGCCGTAAAGTATGTGATTTCCTGAGTCATGGGGCCAGGGTCATGGTATGTCTTAAGCCCAATACTTTGCAGCGCATACCCTGTGTCCCACCACGTAAACATTTTTGAGTCCGGCGGTACAAATTTCTTTACCTCAGTAAACCCTTTATATATTTTTCCGTTTATTAATACAAATGGATTATATGAATAAGCGTCTGAAAAGTTAGTCGCAAAGAAAAGCGCAAATATAAACATATAAACCAGTATTTCTTTTTTAAGTTTGTTAAGGAAAATCCTAAAAGGAGATGCTGCCAAAGTGAGCAGGTAACCTAACCCGGCGCCGACAAACGGCGGTAAATACATGGCAAGGCGAATTTCACTTTTAAAAGAAAGAAGCCCTATTAAAAAAATCGGCAGCAGTATAAAAGCCGCTCTGAAATTCAGGATTATAAAAACGAGAAATCCTAAAAACCCAATCACCGCCAGCCATGCTCCGCTGTAAAATATAGTGGACATAACCACTTGAGGTGTATAGTGTTTAGTCTCTCTTGTAAAACTCTCCCTTCCTGGAAAACTGTCCACGGTCTTTATTGTTTCCACTGACGTCACAGCTGTAAATCTGTGCGTAAAAGACAGGAGTTTTCCCAGCTCCGGTTTTAATATATTAAAACTTACAGTAAATACAATAAGAAAAAGTACTAAAGCAATTGCGTGCACCATGGTATCCCACTTTTGAGCGTCTCTGAAGGTATAAAGCAAAAAGCCGCTAAGGATTATAATAAAAACGACAACCAGAAGCAAAGTATTGCTTAGTGACAGCAATGCCTCATTTAAAAAGGAAAACGAAAAACACAGTAAAAATGACACAACGATATGTCTATACTTCACCTTATAAAAAACAAGTGATATAACCAAAATAGCAAGATAAATAAATGTAAACCCTCTGTGCCCCTGATACCACCAATCAAAGAAAGACAGTGCAATGCCGGTAAGCGCTGAGTACAAATATGTCCGTTTATGAGTTTTAGCTTTAGATGATTTTAAAATAAAAAACGAGACAAGAAATGGGAAAAATAAATTTAATAAATCAGTGTCAAATCTTCCTATAGCGGTTCTTTCATAATATATTTTACCAACCGTTCCAAAGACAGAAGCAGAAATTCCAGCGCCCGGATGTCCAGCTTTATAAAAAAACAAAGACAACGGAATTATAAATAAGCCAGACAAGAAAAAAACCATATAAAAGGCGGCTTTTGAGACATTGTTTCCGAAAAGTCCTGAAAGCCTAACTGCTATGACGCTGATAAGCGGGCTTTCAAGTGCAGGTATTCCATGCAAATACTCATTGGCATTAATAATCCAGTCGTATGCGTCAACCGTTGACATCATGGGGGTGCTGCCGTAAAAGTACATTTCCGGCTGCATGTTCCACTTACTCATTGCATGGTAGCGGACAAATACGGAAAGAAACAAACACAACAAGACGGCTGCGCCAAAAATAATTTTCCCAGTTAATATTTTAGTTTCAGCGACAGAGCTATTTTCCACACTCATGGATTTACCTCGTTGTATTTCATGACGTAGAGACAGTACCTTTCATCTCCGACTATGCCGTTAGCAAAGGTTCTTATATGCACTATATTGTTTTGTTCAATTTGCTGCGTTGATAGTTGATAGTTTAAGACAAGCAGGACATTTCTTTTATTGAATTTCATAAATTTTTCTATTTCTTTCAGCACACCATCCTTGTCAATGTAGAGCCGCTTGTTGTTAGAAATAACGTACATGCCATAGCGTTCTGTTATCGGATAAAACAGACTTTTACCCAGATACACGGCAACAGACGTGGTTTGGTAGTCCAAATCAGCCGCTATTGGCAATAAATCAAGCTTGTTGGCTTTTATGAAATCAGCAGTATCTTTGGCGTCTGTAAACGGATATATGGCAGATATTGTTATGGCAGTTATGGCAGTAAATAAATGTATTGCTATAAAAAAGTTTAACCATGCACTCCTTTTTTCCTCAAAAAATTGACAGAACCTGTTTAAAAAGTCCGATTTAAAGCTAACAGGCTTGTAATAGTATGAAAGCCACATGGAGCAGATAAAAACCATAAAAAGATGTCCCCTGTGTCTTATCAGGCTGCCATAGACAACATCGCTAAAAGCCATAAGAGCAGCATTTCCAGCTATGAAAAAAAATGCGGCAACCGGACGTCTTATAACCATAAAAAACGTGATAAATAAAAAAATCGTTCCCACCACAACTCTTGAAAAAAACAGTACGTAAACGTTCTCAGATATATAACCGATTATATTTCCGCCCCAAAAGGCGTCACGAAACATTGGTATTGGAAAATACACATTGTAAATAATAGAAATCTGAGCAAGGATGCGCATGAAATCATTCAGTGGGTCTCCGGTCAAAAATTCGGGTTTTTTAAGATACTGTGAATCTGGGGGCGGTACCATCTGATATATGGAAAAAATGAGACCCGAGATAAAAATAAAAGCGCTTAGTACAAATATTAGCCATGTATTCGTACCTTTTTGCTTATACATAATAAATTCAAAACATAGAGTCAGTGCAAACGCTATCGCAACAACTGCTGCGTAGGCGTTAGTCTGACACATTATAAAAAGTACAACTGACAGTAATATATAGTTTCTTCTGCCCTCTGCCGGTCTCATCATATAGGCAATAATAAAAAACAGTAAAACTCCCATAGAGTAATTTCTGCTTATTACGGCATACTCATAAAAAGTGAAATATCCAAAGATAAGGAAAATACGCTGCCATTTCTTAAAAGGTGAAAATTTCAAAAGCACAAAAGCAGTTGCCGTGGCAAAACACAGGTGAACCATCTGCATTGCAGCCATGTTGTTGTTTAGTTTGGTAAGCAGATAGACTATCAAAACCCAGAGTCTGGGATGCCCCTCATACCGGTAGTTATAAAAAAGCTCAGACAACGAGGAGCTATCATGCGCTATTGCCCACGGGCCAAGCTCATCTCTCCACATTACATGATTAAGCAGATTTATCAGGGTAATGACGAAATAGACGCCGATAGCAATGTAAAGAGCCGTATCAGGCTTTTTGAGTATTTCTTTTATCTTAGAGTGCATCTGTTTGGTAACTCAAAAATATGTTCACTAATTAAATTGAGTTATAGTATACTACACAACTTTTAGAATTGGAAAGATGGTAAAAGAACCGGCACCCTGGAAAGGGATAATAAAGTCTTTAGGACTCGTATTTGGTGACATTGGCACAAGTCCAATTTACACACTGACCGTCATCCTCCTG
Coding sequences:
- a CDS encoding response regulator, with the protein product MESKNILVIDDDKTNVQQISEMLRIEGFTVYTASSKAEAVELALKTLPALVFVKSMLMDASGYEIIRDIRSEELVKDTRFIVLTEIDKTYDDRYRSIYKIVDSVKLPVDRHELIAKASKYVEIDMVSEDSGGGPGSYQYEEKTQEGIQLDKPVNFKDTDRLRYAKDDYEIKTSKEHLSEDSFSKERDDIVKFNRHREEETEIEETEFEEIREEKEQDKTKELEDTMYIHDMEPDDDSVDSDKTDEAVDITAIDADDAEEYLQKLNEDRAKKKRMLIIGVSAVFVLILVTVYLFSRGGKVSHKKQEVATVVEPRVLDKALEEPQQTSEPAPPIEPEPVPAPVKAAAEKPVAKPTPVTAQHKPSPGIEKPSVTPAAKAESTTGPVHQNKDKQSKKPVAAEDKPKVEKPVKQEKSEGIYSIQLGSFKDPANAKKFVENLKKEGYSAFIKDSMGKDVLWHKVYVGKYKKKEDAAAVINKLKAGGKLEVILKKI
- a CDS encoding transposase; protein product: MWDKKYPIVIKSWKGNWDNLSNYFKYPHEIRSLIYTTNAIEGFHRQIRKVTTGLSQVKPPF
- a CDS encoding GTPase Era, whose protein sequence is MSSEAESAGFRFGFVSIIGKPNVGKSTLLNKIIGHKLAIVTSRPQTTRNRIMGIKNLVGGQIVFYDTPGIHDAKHKLGEFLVKTAVAAVKETELTYFVTDPTPADDTDIGIIKTLKEQSKPSFLLINKTDTVSDKSRLLRVIDEYRDLYDFSEIIPISAKTGDGIDILLEKTLRLLPEGPAGFSTDVLTDKFERFMAAEIIREKAMELTYEELPHALAVEIVTWKEKSKNLVSISANIYVEKDSQKGIIIGKRGALLKETGSRARLEIERLLGAKVYLELFVKVRDKWRKDANTLKELGYS
- a CDS encoding bifunctional nuclease family protein — its product is MVIRMKVDGLLFDPRSGMYIMLLKALEGEETLPIWIGKPEADSIALALGRVATPRPLTHDLLKNIIEELKLTVARVVVREIVDNTYYATLYVTDGENERPIDSRPSDAVAVALRTNSPIFVDETVIEKRNADELEEWLRNLKPEDFGNIM
- the recO gene encoding DNA repair protein RecO, which produces MLLRTEGIVFKSFPLGEADLILTVLSCDGGFLRAFAKSPRTTKSRFGSALEPLSHLRISLMGKEHADLPRLTQADIIHSYQKLREQFDCFLRISELLEITLSLFGEKEHHEGLFELLVDTLNAIETEKENVALRRFLFYKVRVLEKAGLSPRLHGCVRCGVSVGTFYFSEGAVICGKCKDKTTDETRSASARLISMGAVNLYETIRTWSWDKLNRIMPNDRLIFELDTFLNLHIKYRTERGLKTRDFMYKTKALTSSFANAKDA
- a CDS encoding cyclic nucleotide-binding domain-containing protein → MPTPKMLKDQLKKVPLFSSLNNEELDWVISKLKIKKYKKDDIVLFEDDSNNYMYVIIEGEARVTQMSVEGRNLQLQCFKAGSTLASFLLLMERGHRLLWELQRIQLLRLFQKRIFSPFFTLKIKFLIIC
- a CDS encoding Crp/Fnr family transcriptional regulator; this translates as MGVTKDSTLALISKENFFSILHTQNKILDNLLNTLCMRIRGSLETIQMFSQTQANKRLFMFFNKLATQYGTDAPNGTALNIRLTHNELANMTGLARQTITKVMDEWKAEGVIIIHSGKFIHLTEKFFKLPLE
- a CDS encoding DJ-1/PfpI family protein, which gives rise to MASVLVILAEGFEEIEAIAVIDILRRAEINTVVAGLKEGFITSARGVKVIPDCTLDSVSAVNFDMVVLPGGMPGTLNLAADTRVKSLVASMYNDGKYTAAICAAPFVLSEAGVLSGKTATSHPSYHDKIKAATVSKTERVVVDGKVVTSQGAGTAIEFSLKIVELFCGKERADSIHAAMVCS